A stretch of Cytophagales bacterium DNA encodes these proteins:
- a CDS encoding FtsX-like permease family protein, producing the protein MSKQPPKLPLRFLRWFCDPEMVEDIEGDLVERFEHRNKQNKSGRRLFTLDVLKLFRPGIIRPLNLFPQMTNIGMIGHFLLLTIRSFKKEKSYAFINLLGLSLAFCVSLMIGLYVYDQEQFDSYHLNAHNKYRINYNFLKDGELVTNANTTYGLGPEVIEKISGIKQMSRVRPVFEDESPVISNLDNSRKFQENGIYYVEKNFLQMLNYPMAHGDAETALMEPNSMVLTQETAQKFFGDENPVGKQLRMGAGPMSGNFIITGLLDDLPAGTHLDFDYLLPVDYLLANFGLYVRNDGWAWENFYTYFELEEGKSPGEITPLIDQLVEERIGHILESMELTQESSFQPIADIYLDPHIPGDGGLYKGSPRNLLLFSVISLVLLVVASINFINLASARAFKKTGEVALRKALGANKRQLLGQFLFEALCFILLAIGLAFSVAYVLIPYVNDLLNLQLSWSLLDSSFFWQGLLVAVFGLTLATGMYPALLSVKSASSRNTIQLGKNGLMIKKGLIIFQLLTSLLLIAGTWLVFHQLQFMQNQQLGMELEKLFVVKGSRTVVEEGHEVRIRKQNQFKQRLLERSDIQAISATSNVPSTGEVWNGGIRKLGDPRTEETSMDAIMVDRQFIDTFGFELVAGSTFPAYMGDMDAVIINERALKSLGLQNPAEALEHSVVLEDMDTIRIWGVVKDVNWNSLHDFTNPTIFCVNDYAAFLTIKINLNHVHETLSFIENTYRELYHREPYISFFLDQEFNLQYEEEARFSQVFGTFSMITILISGMGILALITFTLSQRMKEIGIRKVLGANARQLFQLLSNEYIQILGLAFLLGGPIIFWGARTWLSNYAYRLPIGWELFSFPLICVALMTLLLISGKILRAMRVNPAKQLRDE; encoded by the coding sequence ATGAGTAAGCAGCCGCCAAAACTCCCTTTGCGATTCTTGCGCTGGTTTTGCGATCCCGAGATGGTAGAAGACATTGAAGGAGATTTGGTCGAGCGTTTTGAACACAGGAACAAGCAAAACAAATCTGGAAGAAGACTCTTCACGCTTGATGTGCTGAAGCTCTTCCGTCCTGGGATCATTCGGCCACTAAACCTCTTTCCTCAAATGACCAATATAGGCATGATCGGTCATTTCTTACTACTTACTATCCGTAGTTTCAAAAAAGAAAAAAGCTACGCCTTCATCAATTTATTGGGGCTTTCCCTGGCATTTTGTGTTAGCCTAATGATCGGTTTATACGTCTACGATCAGGAACAATTCGACAGCTATCACCTAAATGCCCATAACAAATACCGGATCAATTATAATTTCCTCAAAGATGGAGAACTAGTAACCAATGCCAACACCACCTATGGCCTGGGGCCCGAGGTTATTGAAAAAATCTCAGGGATCAAACAAATGAGCAGAGTCCGTCCCGTTTTCGAGGATGAAAGCCCGGTGATTTCCAATTTAGACAACTCAAGAAAATTCCAGGAAAACGGAATTTATTATGTAGAGAAGAATTTTCTGCAAATGCTCAATTACCCGATGGCGCATGGTGATGCAGAAACAGCCCTGATGGAACCTAATAGCATGGTCCTTACCCAGGAAACCGCACAAAAGTTTTTTGGTGACGAGAACCCAGTTGGAAAGCAGCTTCGAATGGGAGCAGGACCCATGTCGGGTAACTTCATCATTACAGGTCTGCTAGATGATTTGCCTGCTGGAACACACCTGGACTTTGATTACCTGCTACCAGTGGACTATCTACTGGCAAATTTTGGTCTTTATGTCCGAAACGATGGCTGGGCGTGGGAAAACTTCTATACTTATTTTGAATTGGAAGAAGGGAAATCACCGGGAGAAATAACCCCATTGATTGATCAACTGGTCGAAGAACGGATTGGACACATCTTGGAAAGCATGGAACTGACTCAGGAAAGTTCTTTCCAACCTATTGCTGACATTTATCTGGATCCACATATCCCTGGAGATGGCGGGCTTTATAAAGGAAGCCCCAGAAATCTGCTGCTCTTTTCGGTGATATCGTTGGTCTTATTGGTAGTAGCCAGTATCAATTTCATTAACCTGGCCTCTGCACGAGCCTTCAAAAAAACGGGGGAAGTCGCATTAAGAAAGGCTTTGGGAGCGAACAAAAGGCAATTACTCGGTCAATTTCTTTTTGAAGCACTTTGCTTTATCCTGCTTGCTATTGGTTTAGCCTTCTCAGTTGCCTATGTGTTGATACCTTATGTCAATGATCTGTTGAATCTTCAACTGTCCTGGTCGTTGCTCGATAGTAGCTTCTTTTGGCAGGGTTTATTGGTCGCCGTTTTCGGCCTCACACTGGCTACTGGAATGTATCCTGCCTTGCTCAGCGTCAAATCTGCCTCCAGCCGAAATACCATTCAGTTGGGGAAAAATGGACTCATGATCAAAAAGGGTTTGATCATTTTTCAACTCCTTACTTCTTTGCTATTGATTGCCGGGACCTGGTTGGTTTTTCATCAACTTCAATTCATGCAAAATCAGCAGTTGGGGATGGAATTGGAGAAATTATTCGTGGTGAAGGGCTCCAGAACGGTCGTAGAAGAAGGGCATGAAGTAAGGATCCGTAAGCAAAATCAATTCAAACAACGCTTGCTGGAAAGGTCCGATATTCAGGCGATTAGTGCAACCAGCAATGTGCCCTCAACAGGTGAAGTATGGAATGGAGGTATTCGAAAACTTGGTGACCCCAGGACGGAAGAAACAAGTATGGATGCCATTATGGTCGATCGGCAATTCATCGATACTTTCGGTTTTGAATTGGTGGCTGGTAGTACTTTTCCTGCGTACATGGGTGATATGGATGCGGTCATCATCAACGAAAGAGCGCTTAAATCACTGGGACTACAAAACCCAGCCGAGGCGTTGGAACACAGTGTCGTATTGGAAGATATGGATACTATTCGGATATGGGGAGTCGTAAAGGATGTGAATTGGAATTCACTGCATGATTTCACGAATCCTACCATTTTTTGCGTGAATGATTATGCGGCTTTTCTGACCATCAAGATCAACCTGAACCATGTTCATGAGACGTTGAGCTTCATCGAAAATACTTATCGGGAATTGTATCATAGAGAGCCCTATATTTCATTCTTTCTGGATCAGGAATTCAATTTGCAATATGAAGAGGAGGCAAGATTCAGTCAGGTTTTCGGAACCTTCTCAATGATCACCATCCTCATTTCCGGAATGGGCATCCTTGCGCTTATCACATTCACATTGTCGCAAAGGATGAAAGAGATAGGGATCAGAAAGGTCCTGGGAGCCAATGCCCGACAGCTTTTCCAGTTGCTATCCAATGAGTACATCCAGATTCTAGGATTGGCGTTCTTATTGGGTGGCCCGATCATTTTCTGGGGTGCCCGGACCTGGTTGAGTAATTATGCTTATCGCCTCCCGATTGGATGGGAACTCTTTTCCTTTCCATTGATCTGTGTTGCTCTCATGACGCTCTTGTTGATTAGTGGGAAAATCCTTCGTGCCATGCGAGTCAATCCAGCTAAACAATTGCGCGATGAGTAA
- a CDS encoding ABC transporter permease, with the protein MSKTPPKFPFRLFRWYCDPDIVDDIEGDLLERYEHHYQYRQGASWLLLRDVLLLFRPGIIGSGRRHQKAGLWSFFGFFLKVGWRNTKQANSFSMYNIIGLSLALASTFLIHQYVAQEYQTDSFFSNKERLYRAVRTSNSAEASYRTPLLSAPFRDWLINSLRVEEDDLVRILQEDELVTYDHHSFFESQFFYVDPSFFQLLDYPFLYGDASVLQLPNTVVISHEMAMKYFGKINPIGEILEIDNKGLLKVAGVLAPLPHQSHLDLQFVAPITAMGYTSRVLNEKDAHSFSYYLFSEASPRTLSLPYLQGNQTISWQPMQNVYFEEGLEMDVAKHGNESLIESLILIAVVILLMAGANFLNLALCDFLKKIRTLGVRKAIGSNTRLEVLKQLVETYLSIGIAILIAFVVGFILAETMLKPYIHSLSLDFTFWLLIPVVALVLALPYSLYSFMIISGTSAAQAMARKVSNIRIKALQQGVLSFQFVVVMVLMVMSLLISRQFVFMQERELGLNPEQIFYFNSNNKHSFRNATTILERVKALPGVIGVAMSTGALPHSNAETSSININGIAYEKRLTTVYCSANFPSLMELRLIEGRMFNLSLQSNTNRTAVLNETAAKQLGWPSQNLIGSTMKMLDLPGEEEAEPWKVIGIVNDFHSESLQKTIAPMIMLRSNQEESFVVKMSAASAMQVVDHIAKIWETYVPKYPFTYHFLDEQFGHMHDEATQQRKILYVFLGLAMAIAMFGTLGVSTYLMQVKRKEIALRSVLGAPLPDLGILLFSGYMKTLLISMLISLPLSIYFSKMWLNEFSYRIDFTPGLFVGSVGAIALLVFGVLAIQMRKALTLNPVNELSDE; encoded by the coding sequence ATGAGTAAAACGCCTCCGAAGTTCCCTTTTCGCCTATTTCGCTGGTATTGTGATCCTGATATTGTGGATGATATCGAAGGCGATCTTTTGGAGCGCTACGAGCATCATTACCAATACCGACAAGGGGCATCCTGGCTTTTGTTAAGAGATGTTTTACTGTTATTCCGTCCTGGAATAATCGGGTCAGGGAGACGCCATCAAAAAGCAGGATTGTGGAGTTTTTTCGGATTTTTCCTCAAGGTGGGATGGAGAAATACCAAACAAGCCAATAGCTTTTCGATGTACAATATCATCGGGCTGAGTTTGGCGTTGGCAAGCACCTTCCTGATCCATCAATATGTAGCGCAAGAATATCAAACTGATTCATTCTTTAGTAATAAAGAGCGATTGTATAGGGCTGTCCGAACATCTAACTCGGCTGAAGCTTCCTACCGTACGCCATTATTATCTGCTCCATTCAGAGACTGGTTGATAAATTCTCTTAGGGTTGAGGAAGATGATCTGGTTAGAATACTCCAGGAGGATGAATTGGTGACTTATGATCATCATAGTTTTTTTGAAAGTCAGTTTTTTTATGTGGATCCTTCCTTTTTTCAATTATTGGACTATCCGTTTTTATACGGAGATGCATCCGTTCTTCAGCTGCCAAATACGGTAGTCATCTCCCACGAAATGGCCATGAAGTATTTTGGGAAGATCAATCCGATAGGTGAAATACTGGAAATTGATAACAAGGGCCTGTTGAAAGTGGCAGGGGTATTGGCTCCATTACCGCATCAAAGTCACCTTGATCTGCAATTCGTGGCGCCGATTACTGCAATGGGGTATACTTCAAGGGTACTTAATGAAAAGGATGCACATTCTTTTTCGTACTATCTGTTTTCGGAGGCTTCACCCAGGACTTTAAGTTTGCCATACCTGCAGGGAAATCAAACCATCAGTTGGCAACCAATGCAGAACGTCTATTTCGAAGAGGGCCTTGAGATGGATGTCGCCAAACATGGAAACGAAAGCCTGATCGAGAGCCTGATCCTCATCGCTGTGGTGATTCTCCTGATGGCTGGGGCGAATTTCCTGAACCTTGCTTTATGCGATTTTCTCAAAAAGATCAGAACCCTGGGGGTAAGAAAAGCCATCGGATCCAATACCAGGTTGGAAGTATTGAAGCAATTGGTAGAAACTTATCTGTCCATTGGAATCGCCATCCTAATTGCTTTTGTGGTCGGGTTTATATTGGCAGAAACCATGTTGAAGCCCTATATCCATTCCCTCTCCCTGGATTTTACCTTTTGGCTGTTAATTCCTGTGGTTGCTCTAGTATTGGCGTTGCCCTATTCCCTTTACTCATTCATGATTATTTCTGGCACATCTGCCGCTCAGGCAATGGCAAGAAAGGTTAGCAATATCAGGATCAAGGCTTTGCAGCAAGGCGTATTAAGCTTTCAATTCGTAGTAGTCATGGTGCTCATGGTAATGAGCCTGTTGATTTCCAGACAGTTTGTGTTCATGCAGGAACGAGAGTTGGGGCTTAATCCTGAACAGATCTTTTACTTCAATTCTAATAACAAACACTCTTTTCGTAATGCGACGACTATCCTTGAAAGAGTGAAAGCACTACCTGGTGTGATCGGAGTTGCCATGTCGACTGGTGCATTACCGCATTCAAATGCGGAAACATCTAGCATCAATATCAATGGAATTGCTTACGAGAAACGCCTGACCACTGTTTATTGTAGTGCGAATTTTCCTTCATTAATGGAGCTAAGATTGATAGAAGGTCGAATGTTTAATCTTTCACTGCAGTCGAACACGAACCGTACAGCGGTACTTAATGAAACCGCAGCGAAACAATTGGGTTGGCCCTCACAAAACCTTATAGGAAGTACAATGAAGATGCTGGATTTACCAGGGGAAGAGGAGGCTGAGCCGTGGAAGGTCATTGGGATAGTCAATGATTTTCATAGCGAGTCTCTTCAAAAGACCATTGCGCCTATGATCATGCTACGTTCAAATCAAGAGGAATCTTTCGTTGTGAAAATGTCCGCTGCTTCAGCGATGCAGGTTGTAGATCATATTGCGAAAATTTGGGAAACCTATGTGCCCAAATATCCCTTTACTTACCATTTTTTGGACGAACAATTTGGACATATGCATGATGAAGCTACTCAGCAACGGAAGATCCTATATGTCTTTTTAGGTTTGGCAATGGCTATTGCGATGTTCGGAACCCTTGGGGTGAGTACTTACCTGATGCAGGTAAAAAGAAAAGAAATTGCCTTAAGGTCGGTGCTAGGCGCTCCGTTGCCGGATTTAGGCATCCTTCTTTTTTCAGGTTATATGAAAACACTTCTGATTTCAATGCTAATCAGCCTGCCTTTATCAATCTACTTTTCCAAAATGTGGCTCAATGAATTCAGTTACCGCATTGATTTTACGCCCGGCCTTTTTGTGGGCAGTGTCGGTGCAATTGCATTGTTGGTTTTTGGAGTCTTGGCGATTCAGATGAGGAAGGCTTTGACACTCAATCCGGTAAACGAATTAAGTGATGAGTAA
- a CDS encoding ABC transporter permease has protein sequence MNSPFAHIAIRFLRWFCDPEILESLEGDLVERFERKYKVRKYASWYLVRDVIRLFRPGIIRSFSSTQKNNYTMLLKHNLLITLRGFKRYKTTFAINLLGLTISLTSVLFIGLWVSDELGKDRFHADSDRLFQVYTRQVENNSIDVWHGVSGMLADEIEAQIPQVNHTLATTDVHEYTLSTDKKGIRANGMFADRDFLNVFSFELIEGNRHALEDPSSIFITRALAKRLFDKEDVMGEVLTWHQWGQTKQVQVAGILEDLSNDTSEPFEFVMSWKFYHDEFITFKGWGNFYGRIIVKLDDPSQLAQIEEKLNAIIQENLPGTRTELFLTSYADRYLYGRYENGVQAGGRIDYVYVLSVIGLFILLIAAINFINLTTANAALKSKEIGLKKSFGASRSVLAFQFFMESLLLCAMAATLAYGIIYLLLTPFNQLAQKELTLSMDWPLIVSMVAFLLITGILAGVYPAIYLSGVKAINALKQQFGSSGEPMQGRKILVVIQFTISIVMIVGTLIVGEQMNYVLNKQLGYDRHNVIYFERDGTLLQNYDAFLGELNNTLGIEMAALTGFSLDYQNRTAGIGWEGKEEDQVVSFWENSGDENSLTVLDLQLNEGRLFDASFNDENSIIFNETAIRIMGLEDPIGQTVQHYSGEKKIIGVIKDFTTESLHKSEEPAMFFYRPDYAPFIMARIDGKSTVETLHRVEELYHQYNPSHPFDPTFLDQDYQAKYDSETRLSKLSALFTGLAILISCLGLFGLAVFSVARKTKEIGIRKVLGCSVRQLTFSMTYGFTRPVLWSMFIAVPTSYFIGAQWLDSFAARIEISWWFFALATITAILIAWLTVGIHTLRAASANPLNALRDE, from the coding sequence ATGAATAGTCCGTTTGCACATATCGCTATTCGATTTTTGCGCTGGTTTTGCGACCCTGAGATCCTGGAGAGCCTGGAAGGTGATCTGGTAGAACGCTTTGAACGAAAATATAAGGTTAGGAAATATGCCAGTTGGTACCTGGTGCGAGATGTAATACGCTTGTTCAGGCCAGGGATCATACGTTCTTTTTCGTCAACTCAAAAAAACAATTACACCATGTTACTCAAGCACAACTTGCTCATCACTTTACGCGGTTTTAAACGGTACAAGACCACATTCGCGATCAATTTATTGGGATTAACCATCAGCCTGACAAGCGTGCTGTTTATCGGCCTATGGGTGTCAGATGAATTGGGAAAAGATCGATTTCATGCGGATTCTGATCGGCTGTTTCAAGTTTACACACGGCAGGTAGAGAACAATAGCATTGATGTTTGGCATGGTGTTTCCGGGATGCTCGCGGATGAAATTGAAGCGCAAATCCCGCAAGTAAACCATACGCTTGCTACGACGGATGTGCATGAATACACCTTAAGTACGGATAAGAAAGGAATTCGCGCCAATGGTATGTTTGCGGATCGTGATTTTTTGAATGTCTTTTCATTTGAGTTGATAGAAGGGAATCGACATGCCCTCGAAGATCCCTCGAGTATTTTTATCACCAGGGCCTTAGCCAAGCGGCTCTTTGATAAGGAAGATGTAATGGGAGAGGTGCTCACCTGGCATCAATGGGGACAAACCAAGCAAGTGCAGGTTGCAGGTATTTTGGAAGATCTATCCAATGATACTTCCGAACCATTCGAATTTGTCATGTCCTGGAAGTTTTATCATGATGAATTTATCACGTTTAAAGGTTGGGGTAATTTCTATGGACGAATCATTGTAAAGCTGGATGATCCAAGTCAGCTGGCTCAAATAGAGGAAAAATTAAATGCCATCATTCAAGAAAATCTTCCGGGAACCAGGACAGAACTTTTTCTTACAAGTTACGCTGATCGGTACTTGTATGGGCGTTATGAAAATGGTGTACAAGCCGGTGGACGAATAGATTACGTGTATGTCCTAAGTGTAATAGGACTATTTATTTTGCTGATTGCCGCGATTAATTTCATCAACCTCACCACAGCCAATGCCGCATTGAAATCTAAAGAGATTGGATTAAAAAAATCTTTTGGAGCTTCGAGAAGTGTGTTGGCTTTTCAATTCTTCATGGAGTCACTGCTGCTGTGTGCCATGGCGGCTACACTGGCCTATGGCATAATTTATTTGCTGTTGACGCCATTCAATCAATTGGCGCAAAAAGAATTGACGTTAAGCATGGATTGGCCCCTGATTGTTTCCATGGTTGCATTTCTTTTGATAACGGGGATTTTGGCAGGAGTTTATCCGGCGATCTATCTGTCCGGTGTGAAAGCAATCAACGCCCTGAAACAACAATTTGGAAGTAGTGGAGAGCCAATGCAAGGTCGAAAGATATTGGTCGTGATTCAATTCACGATATCCATTGTCATGATTGTCGGCACCTTGATCGTTGGTGAGCAGATGAACTATGTGTTGAACAAGCAATTGGGCTATGATCGTCACAATGTCATCTATTTTGAAAGAGATGGTACTTTACTTCAGAACTATGATGCTTTTCTTGGGGAGTTGAACAATACGTTGGGGATTGAGATGGCAGCTTTGACTGGTTTCTCTTTGGATTATCAAAACAGGACTGCTGGCATAGGCTGGGAAGGTAAAGAAGAAGATCAGGTGGTCAGTTTTTGGGAAAACTCCGGTGATGAGAACTCATTAACGGTGCTAGACCTTCAGCTCAACGAGGGCCGTTTGTTTGACGCATCTTTCAATGACGAAAACAGCATCATCTTCAATGAAACTGCCATTCGGATCATGGGGCTGGAAGATCCCATTGGTCAGACCGTCCAACATTACTCCGGCGAAAAGAAGATCATAGGTGTCATCAAAGACTTCACAACGGAATCGCTGCACAAATCTGAGGAGCCGGCCATGTTCTTTTATCGACCTGATTATGCTCCTTTTATCATGGCGAGAATTGATGGGAAGTCTACAGTGGAAACGCTACATCGTGTCGAGGAGCTTTACCATCAATACAACCCTAGTCATCCATTTGATCCGACCTTTTTGGATCAGGACTATCAGGCCAAATACGATTCCGAAACCAGGCTATCCAAGCTGTCTGCACTTTTCACTGGATTAGCGATCTTGATCTCATGTCTTGGACTATTCGGCTTAGCTGTATTCAGCGTAGCCCGCAAAACCAAAGAGATCGGTATCAGAAAAGTACTGGGTTGTAGTGTCCGACAGTTGACTTTTTCCATGACTTACGGATTTACCAGACCTGTTTTATGGTCCATGTTTATTGCCGTGCCTACCAGCTATTTTATTGGAGCTCAATGGCTTGATTCTTTTGCAGCACGCATTGAAATTTCCTGGTGGTTTTTTGCTTTAGCTACCATCACGGCCATACTGATTGCATGGTTGACAGTAGGTATTCATACTTTGCGTGCCGCCAGTGCCAATCCTTTAAATGCCCTGCGAGATGAGTAA
- a CDS encoding ABC transporter permease, translated as MSKTPPKFPFRLFRLYCDPDIVDDIEGDLLERFERHYQHRKFAKWLLAKDVLLLFRPGIIRSFEGYQQLNYYGMFKNNVKMAFRSFRREKAFTAINVIGLTFGLWCALMTMIWIQDELKFDRFHASGDQLHRLLMNFEWQGEMHTEEASAYPTGDVFKEQLPEVLERTRYNFPERFTLVLNEETRESNVAAADPNFFELFSFPVIEGNPSSCLDQPQNVVISKAIADNHFPGKSAIGQTIIMQEGVHEISFTVTAVVDVPYHSSMQFDAMIPLEVILSFQNGYDNWGNTYFATYLKLAPGSNMEAFHAKANEIAVANDAWYTLMAQPFQDQRLYDSFQNGAPSGGKINTLIMFALVALCSILIASFNYINLATAKALRRTREIGLRKIIGANKSNLIWQFLIESSILVIMASFLALVLCSVSIPFFNALVYKQITIDFSDPMIYLFLGVMFVLTVVLSGIYPAVFLASFNPFNALKNLMPKKGFQPILRKALVGFQFTISIVLVSAAFVVSQQMKYFTSKELGFDKEQIVYLELDQSTFDKYEVIKSKLLAHSGVAGVASSNHDFVGAGIGFTSDVRWRLLDAEEQIFFGIQEVDAGFASLTGMELVSGRYFNTELSDGSREFLINETAVKAMGFENPIGERLSFWDRQGEIVGVVKDFHVTTLHDKIQPVILMNKPNGTYVFVKAKPNQLNEVVDHLIDVHEELSGFPIQYNFLDRRIANSYEQEMTLQKLTSYSSMLALMISLLGLFGLATYACQRRMKEIGIRKVLGSDTWQLIVLLTKDFTMIIVLALLVGAPIAYFSVNDWLENFAYRINISWWPFALSGLLAMILTWLIVGSQTMRAASVNPVRSLRDE; from the coding sequence ATGAGTAAAACACCTCCGAAGTTCCCTTTTCGTCTTTTTCGCTTGTATTGTGATCCTGATATCGTGGATGATATCGAAGGTGATTTGCTGGAACGATTTGAGCGGCATTATCAGCATCGAAAGTTTGCAAAATGGCTATTGGCCAAAGACGTTCTATTGTTATTCAGACCTGGGATCATCCGGTCTTTTGAAGGATATCAACAACTCAATTATTACGGCATGTTCAAAAACAATGTAAAAATGGCTTTTCGGTCATTTCGAAGAGAAAAGGCCTTTACGGCTATCAATGTTATCGGTCTCACTTTTGGCTTATGGTGTGCTTTGATGACCATGATCTGGATTCAGGACGAGCTCAAATTCGATCGGTTTCATGCGAGTGGAGACCAGCTGCACCGGTTATTGATGAATTTCGAATGGCAAGGGGAAATGCATACGGAAGAAGCTTCTGCCTACCCTACAGGTGATGTGTTTAAAGAGCAATTGCCTGAAGTGCTGGAACGGACGCGTTATAACTTTCCGGAACGTTTTACTTTGGTGTTGAATGAGGAAACCAGAGAAAGTAATGTAGCTGCGGCCGATCCCAACTTTTTCGAGTTGTTTTCATTTCCCGTTATCGAGGGTAATCCATCATCGTGCCTCGATCAGCCCCAAAATGTTGTAATTTCTAAAGCCATAGCTGATAACCATTTTCCAGGAAAGTCAGCGATCGGGCAGACCATCATCATGCAGGAAGGGGTTCATGAGATTTCGTTTACGGTCACTGCAGTCGTAGATGTTCCCTATCATTCTTCCATGCAATTTGATGCAATGATTCCATTGGAAGTGATTCTGAGTTTTCAGAACGGTTACGACAACTGGGGAAATACCTACTTCGCTACTTATTTAAAACTGGCACCGGGATCCAACATGGAAGCTTTCCATGCCAAAGCCAATGAAATCGCTGTTGCTAACGATGCCTGGTACACCCTCATGGCCCAACCTTTTCAGGATCAACGGCTGTATGATAGTTTCCAGAATGGAGCACCAAGTGGTGGAAAGATCAATACCTTGATCATGTTTGCTTTGGTGGCTTTGTGTTCCATTCTCATTGCAAGTTTCAATTATATCAATCTGGCTACAGCAAAAGCCCTAAGAAGAACCAGGGAAATAGGCTTGCGTAAAATCATTGGTGCCAACAAGTCAAACCTCATTTGGCAATTCCTCATAGAATCGTCGATTCTGGTGATCATGGCTTCTTTTCTTGCGTTGGTACTGTGTTCGGTTTCCATCCCGTTCTTCAATGCCCTGGTTTACAAGCAAATCACGATTGATTTTAGCGACCCAATGATCTACCTTTTTTTGGGAGTCATGTTTGTACTTACGGTAGTACTTTCAGGGATTTATCCGGCGGTATTTCTGGCATCGTTCAATCCCTTCAATGCGCTCAAAAACCTGATGCCGAAGAAAGGCTTCCAGCCCATATTGCGTAAAGCTTTAGTGGGTTTCCAGTTTACCATTTCCATTGTACTGGTTTCAGCAGCATTTGTAGTATCTCAGCAAATGAAATACTTCACTTCCAAGGAACTGGGTTTTGACAAGGAACAGATTGTGTATTTGGAGTTGGATCAAAGTACATTCGATAAATATGAGGTGATCAAATCCAAGTTACTGGCGCATTCAGGTGTGGCTGGCGTAGCCAGTTCCAATCACGATTTTGTTGGCGCTGGAATTGGTTTTACCAGTGATGTCAGGTGGAGATTGCTCGACGCGGAAGAGCAGATCTTTTTTGGGATTCAGGAAGTCGATGCAGGATTTGCTTCCTTGACTGGAATGGAACTTGTTAGTGGTCGTTACTTCAACACGGAACTGTCCGACGGCTCTCGTGAATTTCTGATCAATGAAACCGCCGTGAAGGCCATGGGGTTTGAAAACCCAATTGGTGAACGCCTTTCCTTTTGGGATCGTCAAGGTGAAATTGTAGGGGTTGTCAAAGATTTTCACGTGACCACTTTGCACGACAAGATTCAGCCGGTGATCTTAATGAATAAGCCAAATGGTACTTATGTGTTTGTGAAAGCAAAGCCAAATCAATTGAATGAAGTCGTGGATCACTTGATTGATGTACACGAAGAGTTAAGTGGCTTCCCGATCCAGTACAATTTCCTGGACCGACGAATTGCGAATAGCTATGAACAGGAGATGACGCTTCAAAAACTTACCAGCTATAGTTCTATGCTTGCCCTGATGATCAGCCTTTTAGGATTGTTTGGACTTGCAACTTACGCTTGTCAGCGCCGGATGAAGGAAATCGGGATTCGAAAAGTATTGGGTAGTGATACCTGGCAGTTGATTGTGCTGCTTACCAAAGACTTCACCATGATCATCGTGCTGGCCTTATTGGTTGGTGCTCCGATTGCTTATTTTTCTGTGAATGACTGGTTGGAGAACTTTGCCTATCGTATCAATATCTCCTGGTGGCCGTTCGCACTTTCAGGACTATTGGCGATGATATTAACCTGGCTCATCGTTGGTTCGCAGACCATGAGAGCAGCAAGTGTCAATCCGGTAAGGTCGCTGAGAGATGAGTAA